In Juglans microcarpa x Juglans regia isolate MS1-56 chromosome 8D, Jm3101_v1.0, whole genome shotgun sequence, the following are encoded in one genomic region:
- the LOC121242454 gene encoding TMV resistance protein N-like codes for MSTSSMAFQLGASSSLSFSSSSIRRWTHDVFLSFRGEDVRQNFISHLYHALHQRGINTYIDNNLERGEEISSELSKAIEGSMISIIVLSKNYAESRWCLDELLKILECKEMVKQIILPLFYDVDPSEVQHQKGSFGEAFAKLRYKLKDEVKVTKWEAALEKVANLSGLELGTGTSYELNESEFIQDIIKWVDSKMVNRTFLKVAKYPVGIESRVRDIYRHLNMGRNDIICMVGIFGTGGIGKTTISKEIYNRISYQFEGSCFLKDIREISKVGGLIQLQKTLLYEILRISLEFHDTDKGINVIRQRLCSKRVLLILDDVDDLVQLETLAGARDWFGLGSRIIITTRDQHLLNISKVDSKYEVKRLDHKEALELFRLHAFEGDKPIEDYVELSKHVMQYAEGLPLVLTVLGSDLRGQNISYWRSTLDKYKRIPSKNIQKVLCISYDGLDDNEKEIFLDIAFFFKGQYLDHVVKILDSCGFSPENGIKRLIDKCLITVTTYNTLWMHDLLQDMGREIVRKESPKEPSARSRLWFHEDIRHVLEENTGTSNVEGIEVILPEGDYHDMIRLSPKSFAKMKRLRIFKSHGAYFSGRSLDYLSNELRVLDWSNCPLQSLPSNFRGEKLFDFKLYRGRIQEISGQFKSLTRMRFFECKFLTNIPNLSSCSSLKELDIMDCENLVEVHDSVGFLDKLARLRLSQCSNMKSFPRRLKLRSLEVLTLHNCSKLQTFPEIECKMEYLCCIALFGTPIKELPSSIGYLTPALKELLLEQCSKLMRLPSSIHQLQNLKVVFHSGCMNGCFTRIEGCKDLMHLPISVSHSQHLKSLSFENYTNLARQEISLVFRYPIGRKKHSHLISSRTIKRSEPESSVELRRQRLSSLYWYLDDFSFYCSSTLQELDLSWGAVVSLPPSIKTYVELRILRLCHCEKLQEILHLPPNIQELYARECFSLERFPEVSTKFQFYTSCGLRELRWIDLSSCHKLVANIGSQVPNPSFVEEHIQDHSCGIIFPGNKIPDWFSHTKEISNGDNSCELDISGPLYLEEIIGIVFYAVLGSDPDYPLGPFPGICVSINGNMLVEARFYLYGGSDHVYLNYSFPECIEQLLRYPTGDNLRFRFDCDSYKVMFKSCGVHIIYKHEENESLTVGECSVDSSNGVDGDFAKAEGGSDSEGSLKEEVPASRSASQEGQGIRRRLTRHQGLNG; via the exons ATGAGCACTTCTTCCATGGCCTTTCAATTAGgagcttcttcctctctctcattctcttcttcttccattcgTAGATGGACTCACGATGTATTCTTGAGTTTTAGAGGTGAGGATGTTCGCCAAAACTTTATTTCTCATCTATACCATGCTTTGCATCAAAGGGGAATCAACACTTACATAGACAACAATCTCGAAAGAGGAGAGGAAATCTCGTCAGAACTTTCCAAAGCAATTGAAGGATCAATGATTTCTATCATTGTACTATCTAAGAACTATGCAGAGTCTCGATGGTGTTTAGATGAGCTATTGAAGATCCTCGAGTGTAAGGAAATggtaaaacaaattattttacccTTGTTCTATGATGTAGATCCGTCAGAGGTACAACATCAAAAAGGGAGTTTTGGAGAAGCATTCGCCAAACTTAGATATAAGTTGAAGGATGAAGTAAAGGTCACAAAGTGGGAGGCAGCTTTGGAAAAAGTAGCCAATTTGTCCGGACTCGAATTAGGGACAGGTACTTCTTATGAGTt GAATGAATCAGAGTTTATTCAGGATATCATTAAATGGGTGGATTCAAAAATGGTAAATCGTACATTTCTCAAGGTTGCTAAGTATCCAGTTGGAATAGAGTCCCGTGTACGAGACATTTATCGACATTTAAATATGGGAAGGAATGATATTATATGCATGGTAGGGATATTTGGAACCGGTGGAATTGGAAAGACAACTATTTCAAAAGAGATCTATAACAGGATTTCTTATCAATTTGAAGGAAGTTGTTTCTTGAAAGACATTAGAGAAATTTCAAAAGTAGGAGGTTTGATCCAGCTACAAAAGACACTtctttatgagattttgagaataAGTTTGGAGTTTCATGATACTGACAAAGGCATCAATGTAATTAGGCAGAGACTTTGCTCTAAAAGGGTTCTCCTAATTCTTGATGATGTGGATGACTTGGTCCAACTAGAAACATTGGCTGGAGCTCGAGATTGGTTTGGTTTAGGAAGTAGAATCATCATCACAACAAGAGatcaacatttattaaatatatctaaaGTTGATTCAAAATATGAAGTAAAGAGATTGGACCATAAAGAAGCTCTTGAGCTCTTTAGATTGCATGCTTTTGAGGGAGACAAACCTATTGAAGATTATGTGGAACTCTCTAAGCATGTAATGCAATATGCTGAGGGCCTTCCACTAGTTTTAACAGTGCTAGGCTCAGATTTAAGGGGTCAGAATATAAGTTACTGGAGAAGTACATTGGATAAGTATAAACGAATTCCTagcaaaaatattcaaaaagtaCTTTGTATAAGTTACGATGGATTGGATGATAATGAGAAGGAGATTTTCCTCGATATTgccttttttttcaaaggacAATACTTGGATCATGTCGTTAAAATATTAGACAGCTGTGGTTTCTCTCCGGAGAATGGTATCAAAAGGCTTATAGATAAATGTCTCATTACAGTTACTACTTACAATACATTGTGGATGCACGACTTGCTACAGGACATGGGAAGAGAAATTGTCCGAAAGGAATCACCCAAAGAACCAAGCGCACGTAGTAGATTATGGTTTCATGAAGATATTCGCCATGTACTAGAGGAAAATACA GGAACAAGCAATGTTGAGGGGATAGAAGTGATTCTGCCTGAGGGTGATTATCATGACATGATACGCTTGAGTCCCAAATCGTTTGCAAAGATGAAAAGACTCAGAATTTTTAAAAGCCATGGTGCATACTTTTCTGGAAGATCACTTGATTATCTTTCTAATGAATTAAGAGTGCTTGATTGGTCAAACTGTCCTTTACAATCTTTGCCATCCAATTTCCGTGGAGAGAAGCTCTTTGATTTCAAACTATATAGAGGCCGCATCCAGGAGATTAGCGGGCAATTTAAG AGCTTGACGAGAATGAGGTTTTTTGAGTGTAAGTTCTTAACCAACATCCCAAATCTTTCGAGTTGCTCAAGTTTAAAGGAATTGGATATTATGGATTGTGAAAATTTAGTCGAAGTTCATGATTCTGTTGGATTCCTGGATAAGCTTGCTCGTCTGCGTCTTTCTCAATGCTCCAACATGAAGAGTTTTCCAAGGCGTCTCAAGTTGAGATCTCTAGAAGTCCTTACACTTCATAACTGCTCAAAACTTCAAACCTTTCCAGAAATCGAGTGTAAAATGGAATATTTATGTTGCATCGCATTATTCGGCACTCCAATAAAAGAATTGCCTTCATCCATTGGGTACCTCACTCCTGcgcttaaagagttacttttggAGCAATGCTCAAAACTTATGCGTCTCCCCAGTAGCATTCATCAGTTACAAAATCTAAAGGTGGTTTTTCACAGTGGCTGTATGAATGGATGCTTCACTAGGATTGAAGGCTGCAAGGACCTGATGCATCTCCCAATCAGCGTTTCTCACTCGCAACATCTAAAGAGTCTTTCTTTCGAAAATTATACAAATCTTGCAAGACAAGAAATAAGTTTAGTCTTTAGGTACCCCATTGGGCGTAAAAAACATTCACACCTAATATCATCCAGAACGATTAAGAGGTCTGAACCAGAATCAAGTGTTGAATTACGACGACAACGCTTGTCGTCGCTTTATTGGTATCTTGACGACTTCTCATTTTATTGCTCATCCACTTTGCAAGAGTTAGATCTATCTTGGGGTGCTGTTGTCAGCCTTCCTCCGAGCATCAAAACATATGTTGAATTGAGGATTCTTAGATTGTGCCATTGTGAGAAACTTCAAGAAATTCTACATCTTCCACCAAATATACAAGAGCTATATGCCAGAGAGTGTTTCTCCTTGGAACGATTCCCAGAAGTATCAACAAAATTTCAATTCTATACATCATGTGGCTTGCGAGAGCTAAGATGGATTGACTTGTCCAGTTGCCATAAATTGGTTGCAAATATAGGGAGTCAGGTGCCAAATCCTTCATTTGTTGAG GAACATATTCAGGACCATTCATGTGGTATTATATTTCCAGGGAATAAGATTCCAGACTGGTTTAGTCATACTAAGGAGATTTCAAATGGTGataattcttgtgaattggatATTAGTGGTCCCTTGTATTTGGAAGAAATCATAGGAATTGTTTTCTATGCCGTTCTTGGATCCGACCCGGATTACCCCTTGGGGCCCTTCCCCGGTATTTGTGTTTCTATAAATGGTAACATGCTTGTGGAAGCAAGGTTTTACTTATATGGAGGCTCGGATCATGTATATCTAAATTACTCGTTTCCAGAATGTATCGAGCAATTGCTGCGGTACCCAACAGGAGACAATCTGAGGTTTAGATTTGATTGTGATTCTTATAAAGTGATGTTTAAAAGTTGCGGAGTCCACATAATCTATAAgcatgaagagaatgagagCCTAACAGTTGGGGAGTGCTCAGTAGATTCGTCAAATG GTGTTGACGGTGATTTCGCAAAAGCAGAAGGAGGCTCTGACTCTGAGGGAAGTTTAAAAGAAGAAGTACCTGCCTCTCGATCTGCGTCCCAAGAAGGCCAGGGAATTCGGAGAAGGCTTACTAGGCATCAG GGATTGAATGGTTGA
- the LOC121242453 gene encoding uncharacterized protein LOC121242453 translates to MGMRQLIKEISGLRSTGCFDKYLGLPTLVGRQKNSAFKGIIDRIWGKLNSWQSKFLSQAGKEILLKAVIQALPTFCMGLFRLQKTLCHQITNMMQNCFWGHHDSSQKIHWLSCKKICISKKSGGLGFQGFGGFYRYVSKAIVEDFATTFYFSY, encoded by the coding sequence ATGGGAATGAGGCAACTTATCAAAGAAATCTCAGGGCTTAGATCTACTGGCTGTTTTGATAAGTATCTTGGGCTACCTACATTGGTTGGCAGGCAAAAGAATAGTGCCTTCAAAGGGATTATTGATAGAATTTGGGGTAAACTTAATAGCTGGCAATCAAAATTTTTGTCCCAGGCTGGAAAGGAAATATTGCTTAAGGCAGTCATCCAAGCTTTGCCAACTTTTTGTATGGGATTATTTAGACTGCAAAAGACTTTGTGCCATCAGATTACTAATATGATGCAGAATTGTTTTTGGGGTCATCATGATAGTTCTCAGAAGATCCATTGGTTAAGCTGCAAGAAGATATGTATTTCAAAGAAATCTGGTGGTTTGGGGTTCCAGGGATTTGGAGGCTTTTACCGCTATGTTAGCAAAGCAATTGTGGAGGATTTTGCAACAACCTTCTACTTTAGCTACTGA